A single region of the Parasphingorhabdus litoris DSM 22379 genome encodes:
- the acs gene encoding acetate--CoA ligase, which translates to MVYTTNVAFNTYSYFEYNRLENHIGGRMMMSDSLEATKDEPEIIASPRQDAESHCAAADYDRLYAQSLSDPDAFWSKQSERLDWMESPATIANWSYDPVDIKWFEDGVLNICHNAVDRHVAAGRGDITALIFEPDDPEGAGRTLSYAELLAEVIRMAGALKKLGVKKGDRVTIYMPMIVEGAVAMLACARIGAIHSVVFGGFSPDALAGRIEDCQSKFVVCADAGLRGGKPVPLKSNVDAALEKDGADVDAVLVINHTGSDIAMTEGRDHWYHEVAADVPTTCPCEPMGAEDPLFILYTSGSTGKPKGVLHTTGGYAVWVATTFHYVFDYKPGEVFWCSADIGWVTGHSYIVYGPLINGATEVMFEGVPNYPDHGRFWEVVAKHKVNIFYTAPTAIRALMREGDAPVKAHDRSSIRLLGTVGEPINPEAWRWYYDVVGEAKSPIIDTWWQTETGGVMITTLPGAHGMKPGSAGKPFFGIQPQLVDNEGAVLDGATDGNLCITASWPGQARSVYGDHERFIQTYFTTYKGKYFTGDGCRRDGDDYYWITGRVDDVINVSGHRMGTAEVESALVSHPKVAEAAVVGYPHDIKGQGIYCYVTLNAGEEADDAFTTELRNHVRTEIGPIATPDHLHFTPGLPKTRSGKIMRRILRKIAENDFGTLGDTSTLADPTVVDTLIDGRMNR; encoded by the coding sequence ATGGTCTATACGACCAATGTCGCATTCAATACGTATAGCTATTTCGAATATAATCGCTTGGAAAACCATATAGGCGGGAGGATGATGATGTCAGACAGTTTGGAAGCAACAAAGGATGAGCCGGAAATCATTGCTTCTCCGCGGCAAGATGCCGAAAGCCATTGTGCTGCCGCAGATTATGATCGCCTGTACGCCCAGAGTCTGTCTGATCCGGACGCTTTTTGGTCCAAACAGTCCGAGCGTCTGGACTGGATGGAGTCTCCTGCGACGATAGCGAACTGGTCTTATGATCCTGTCGATATCAAGTGGTTTGAAGACGGGGTTCTCAACATCTGCCACAATGCGGTGGACCGGCATGTCGCAGCTGGCCGGGGAGATATAACCGCTTTGATCTTTGAGCCGGATGACCCTGAAGGGGCTGGTCGGACGTTGAGCTATGCTGAACTGCTAGCTGAGGTCATTCGCATGGCTGGCGCGCTCAAAAAACTGGGCGTGAAGAAAGGCGACCGGGTCACAATCTACATGCCAATGATAGTCGAAGGTGCCGTGGCCATGCTGGCCTGCGCGCGCATTGGCGCGATCCATTCGGTGGTATTTGGCGGCTTCTCTCCCGATGCGCTGGCCGGGCGGATTGAAGACTGTCAGAGCAAATTTGTTGTGTGCGCTGATGCTGGGCTACGCGGCGGCAAGCCGGTGCCTCTGAAAAGTAATGTCGATGCTGCGCTGGAGAAGGACGGCGCGGATGTTGATGCGGTGCTGGTCATAAATCATACCGGCAGCGATATCGCGATGACCGAGGGCCGCGACCACTGGTATCATGAAGTGGCCGCCGATGTGCCCACGACATGTCCGTGCGAGCCGATGGGTGCAGAAGACCCTTTGTTCATTCTCTACACGTCAGGCTCGACCGGCAAGCCCAAGGGCGTGCTCCATACCACCGGCGGCTATGCTGTATGGGTGGCAACCACCTTCCACTATGTCTTTGACTATAAGCCAGGCGAGGTCTTCTGGTGCAGCGCCGATATCGGCTGGGTCACCGGCCATAGCTACATAGTATATGGCCCGCTGATCAATGGCGCGACCGAGGTCATGTTTGAAGGCGTGCCCAACTATCCAGACCATGGCCGCTTCTGGGAAGTAGTCGCCAAGCATAAGGTCAATATCTTCTATACTGCGCCGACAGCCATTCGCGCGCTGATGCGCGAAGGAGATGCGCCGGTTAAAGCCCATGACCGTTCTTCCATCCGCTTGCTGGGCACAGTGGGCGAACCGATTAACCCGGAAGCCTGGCGCTGGTATTATGATGTGGTGGGCGAAGCCAAATCACCCATTATCGATACCTGGTGGCAAACCGAAACCGGCGGGGTGATGATCACCACCCTGCCCGGCGCCCACGGAATGAAGCCCGGCAGTGCCGGCAAGCCATTCTTCGGCATCCAGCCGCAACTGGTCGACAATGAAGGCGCAGTGCTGGATGGGGCCACTGATGGCAACCTCTGCATCACCGCAAGCTGGCCGGGTCAGGCGCGCAGCGTCTATGGCGATCACGAACGCTTCATCCAGACCTATTTCACCACCTATAAGGGTAAATATTTTACCGGTGATGGCTGCCGCCGTGATGGTGATGACTATTACTGGATTACTGGCCGGGTCGACGATGTGATCAATGTTTCCGGCCACCGTATGGGCACAGCCGAAGTCGAAAGCGCGCTGGTTTCTCACCCCAAGGTCGCCGAGGCAGCCGTGGTCGGCTATCCCCACGATATCAAGGGTCAGGGCATTTACTGCTATGTCACGCTGAATGCCGGTGAGGAGGCCGATGACGCATTTACCACCGAACTTAGAAACCATGTGCGAACGGAGATCGGCCCCATTGCAACTCCTGACCATCTCCACTTCACCCCGGGCCTTCCCAAGACGCGTTCCGGCAAAATCATGCGCCGAATCTTGCGCAAAATAGCGGAAAACGACTTCGGTACACTTGGCGACACCTCAACACTTGCAGATCCGACAGTCGTCGACACACTCATCGACGGAAGGATGAACCGATAA
- a CDS encoding 3'-5' exonuclease, which produces MKLGWQNWFQEKRFAAQWERAKEAAQSTPMADYYNDLLSTDQHLKDAPLVALDFESDGLEENAQLLEAGWAAVEGCAVKLSSARRLRIRAESKLQGSAVVIHRITDDAAAEGQSEQDVLLALLADFKGTAIIAHAAFIEQSFLNAACLRCFGVPFVGRFICTMRLEDRWFPKDRAADGLRLGKLRAQYGLPYYRAHDGLTDALACAELFLAQCARGQAENLLVEDVLMRA; this is translated from the coding sequence CCCAATGGGAACGCGCGAAGGAGGCAGCGCAATCAACCCCAATGGCGGATTATTACAACGATCTTCTGTCAACCGACCAGCATCTGAAAGACGCACCGCTTGTCGCGCTTGATTTTGAAAGCGACGGGCTGGAGGAAAACGCCCAGCTGCTCGAGGCGGGATGGGCCGCCGTTGAGGGGTGTGCCGTGAAATTGAGCAGTGCCCGGCGTTTGCGTATCCGTGCGGAAAGCAAGCTTCAGGGCTCGGCGGTGGTAATCCACCGGATTACCGACGATGCTGCGGCCGAAGGGCAGTCAGAGCAAGATGTCTTGCTGGCGCTGCTGGCTGACTTCAAGGGAACGGCGATTATCGCCCATGCGGCGTTTATCGAGCAGTCTTTTCTGAATGCCGCTTGCCTGCGCTGTTTCGGCGTGCCCTTTGTCGGGCGTTTCATCTGCACGATGCGATTGGAAGACAGATGGTTTCCCAAAGACCGGGCGGCAGATGGCCTGCGGTTGGGAAAATTGCGGGCGCAATATGGTTTGCCCTACTACCGGGCCCATGATGGGCTGACCGATGCTTTGGCTTGTGCCGAACTGTTTCTTGCCCAATGCGCACGCGGCCAGGCCGAAAACTTGCTAGTTGAGGACGTGCTTATGCGGGCCTGA
- a CDS encoding DUF4212 domain-containing protein, producing the protein MMTDNDPSVPEPNDGTNVGGPEPDTETNSNEKAYWSENIRLLCSLMAIWFVVSFGAGILFRDFLDQFSLGGYPLGFWFAQQGSIYVFVLLIFYYTWKMKKIERKYDLDD; encoded by the coding sequence ATGATGACTGACAATGATCCATCGGTCCCGGAGCCGAATGACGGTACTAATGTCGGCGGACCGGAACCAGACACCGAAACAAACTCCAATGAAAAGGCCTATTGGTCAGAGAATATCCGATTGCTCTGCTCGCTCATGGCCATCTGGTTTGTCGTGTCATTTGGCGCAGGCATATTGTTCCGTGATTTCCTCGATCAGTTTTCGCTTGGCGGCTATCCGCTCGGCTTTTGGTTCGCCCAGCAGGGCTCCATCTACGTCTTCGTTCTGCTCATCTTTTACTACACGTGGAAGATGAAAAAGATCGAACGCAAATATGATCTTGATGACTGA
- a CDS encoding DcaP family trimeric outer membrane transporter, translated as MAQAGKNVIRGMLLSATILSASPAWAQNNDVDARLDRLEALVSGLIERMDAKDQASASDVATAEQARQAISETRALAERTSAVEGKIAEQAAVTQKEDANGFNVGKTRVTYGGYVKLDVITERTSGGQVPSNSIARDFLIPGAIPVGGEASGFDTDFSARQTRFFLKTETDVGDDHKIGSHIELDFMVTDGGNERVSNSFAPRVRQAYITFDNWLFGQTWSTFQDVSALPEAMDFIGPTPGTVFDRQPMIRYTNGGLQIALEQPETTITTPTGARIVAGDDSLPDMVVRYNHTGDFGHLTAAAIGRVLRVNEDDFGLINDSSIGYGISLSGKLNIGERDDFRFMATAGEGLGRYIGLNIVNDAAVRADGSLSPIATYSGFAAYRHFWTEKWRSTISGSYFKADNPVLLTTGLVTDESWNVFGNLVYSPVAPLDIGIEYMYAKRQTEDGASGNLQKIQMSAKYKF; from the coding sequence ATGGCGCAAGCTGGAAAGAATGTCATCAGGGGGATGTTATTATCTGCGACGATACTGAGCGCTTCTCCCGCATGGGCGCAAAATAACGATGTAGACGCCCGGTTGGATAGACTGGAGGCTCTGGTATCGGGTTTGATTGAACGAATGGATGCGAAAGATCAGGCCAGCGCGAGTGATGTCGCTACTGCTGAGCAGGCAAGACAGGCTATAAGCGAGACGAGAGCACTTGCCGAACGGACGAGCGCGGTGGAGGGCAAGATTGCCGAACAGGCGGCCGTTACCCAAAAAGAAGACGCAAACGGCTTTAATGTTGGCAAGACCCGCGTGACTTATGGTGGTTATGTAAAGCTTGATGTGATTACCGAACGCACAAGTGGCGGCCAGGTGCCGTCAAACAGTATCGCAAGGGATTTCCTGATTCCCGGCGCTATTCCGGTGGGAGGTGAAGCATCGGGCTTCGATACTGATTTCAGTGCACGACAAACCCGCTTTTTCTTAAAGACGGAAACCGACGTGGGAGATGACCATAAGATAGGCTCGCATATCGAGCTGGACTTTATGGTAACCGATGGCGGTAACGAACGGGTGTCGAACAGTTTTGCCCCGCGCGTCCGACAAGCCTATATAACGTTCGACAACTGGCTGTTTGGCCAGACCTGGTCGACGTTTCAGGATGTGAGCGCCTTGCCAGAGGCTATGGATTTTATTGGCCCTACGCCCGGTACGGTATTCGACCGGCAACCGATGATCCGTTATACAAATGGCGGTCTCCAGATCGCGCTCGAACAACCCGAAACCACGATTACAACACCAACGGGCGCCCGGATTGTAGCGGGTGATGATAGCTTGCCCGATATGGTGGTGCGCTATAATCACACAGGCGATTTTGGTCATCTGACTGCTGCCGCAATCGGCCGGGTACTTCGTGTGAATGAGGATGATTTTGGCCTGATAAATGACAGCAGTATCGGATATGGCATCAGCCTGTCCGGTAAATTGAATATCGGTGAGCGTGATGATTTCAGATTCATGGCTACAGCCGGCGAGGGGTTAGGGCGTTATATCGGGCTGAACATCGTCAATGATGCCGCGGTGCGTGCTGATGGATCTTTATCACCCATTGCTACCTATTCGGGTTTTGCGGCCTATCGGCATTTCTGGACTGAAAAGTGGCGGTCCACTATTTCAGGTTCCTACTTCAAGGCTGACAACCCGGTCTTGTTGACAACAGGTCTGGTAACCGACGAGAGCTGGAACGTGTTCGGTAATTTGGTCTACTCGCCCGTAGCACCGCTCGATATTGGCATCGAATATATGTATGCTAAGCGCCAGACTGAAGATGGTGCATCGGGCAATCTGCAAAAGATCCAGATGTCGGCCAAATATAAATTCTAG
- a CDS encoding hybrid sensor histidine kinase/response regulator, producing the protein MILWIALIVSVLYSAGLFWLALKGDGGRISPGPRAQSWIYGLSLAVYCTSWTFYGAVGTAISSGWHFLPIYLGPILLFTLGYGIVARTLQLGKSHHSTSIADFLSTRYGKSGAVAALVTIIATVGLLPYVALQLKSVGQTLSALSPDIGAAVNPDDIVLGVAAIMALFSILFGARQLDLTQHNRGMVLTIAAEAIVKMLALLAVALFALLLFTGSDAIQTNANSSFNEIFRADQFDNRFIVLTLISACAALCLPRQFHMTIVEAQKDKPDRLMRYVFPAYLVLIALVVFPITIVGTSLLSGGQASPDMLMLALPLSTSTDWLAIFVFIGGFSAATGMVIVTTVALSGMITNDLIVPLFYRRKTNHAALGQSLLWIRRLTIIGLLFFAYLYYRTISSASTLAGLGTVSFAAVSQFAPGLIGGLFWKNGNRIGMIAGLILGFAVWLALLIVPTYLDASPFIQIAEDQLVSAVIISLALNIAAYVIFSLNSQANIIDKAQSAAFVTMEYRSADGSRPPEKMRVADYRLLLRQFVGDERSRTAMQHLGHQIGRTYSDLDPADNSLIEMVERQLSGVLGASSARAIIGSTMEGDPIPLEQVVAMFDETSQRLQFSGELLQTAIENIDQGVAVVDNDMQLVAWNSRYVDMFSLPNDLVTIGRPISDLIGYNLRRNGMEQDQVSLAVAKRLDHMRAGRKHAQEREQADGRILRISGNPTPTGGYVTSYTDITADRRSEQALEAKVEERTKQLTDANSALEKATRSKTRFLAAASHDLVQPLNAARLFTSALDEEIGAQQPKAKKLAHDIDRSIEMADRLLRALLDISRLDGGGLQPKISRFSLGPLFDDLRSEFNRAAKEKGLKLHVDDTDLWVETDRNLLLSILQNLVSNAVRYTENGSVSLEAKGTVDAVDIRVIDTGVGIEKAQHEKIFEEFQQVGSHIKREGAGLGLSISQRIAALLKTAIAVESKLGEGSTFSLHVHQVEPQSSSGKPVKSGKSNASDLAGKTVLYIDNDQDALDALSALLERWGCDIKTALGPEQALEAFAHPPDLVIFDYQLDGGWTGDRLFEKLIDDWKQRPSGILVTAEDSDRTSQAADALNVERLIKPAPPAALRALVSQLLRKA; encoded by the coding sequence ATGATCTTGTGGATCGCGCTGATAGTTTCGGTGCTCTATTCCGCTGGCTTGTTCTGGCTGGCGTTAAAGGGCGATGGTGGGCGTATCTCGCCAGGGCCGCGCGCGCAATCATGGATTTATGGACTGTCACTGGCGGTATATTGTACCAGCTGGACATTTTACGGAGCAGTCGGCACTGCAATATCCAGTGGTTGGCATTTTCTGCCCATTTATCTCGGGCCGATTTTGTTGTTCACGCTGGGATACGGCATTGTCGCCCGGACCTTACAGCTCGGCAAATCGCATCACAGCACCTCCATCGCGGATTTTCTCTCCACACGCTACGGGAAAAGCGGGGCGGTGGCGGCGCTGGTTACTATCATCGCCACGGTAGGCCTCTTGCCCTATGTTGCATTGCAGTTAAAATCGGTCGGTCAGACGCTGTCTGCTCTGTCGCCGGATATCGGCGCAGCGGTAAATCCGGATGATATCGTTCTGGGCGTCGCGGCTATTATGGCGTTGTTTTCGATATTATTCGGCGCGCGGCAGCTTGATCTCACCCAGCATAATCGGGGGATGGTTTTGACCATCGCCGCCGAAGCGATTGTAAAGATGCTGGCCTTGCTGGCGGTTGCGCTGTTTGCACTACTTCTGTTCACCGGGAGCGATGCGATACAGACTAATGCGAATAGCAGTTTCAATGAGATTTTTCGCGCGGATCAATTTGACAACCGCTTTATAGTCCTGACTCTGATCTCCGCTTGCGCAGCCCTATGTTTGCCGCGTCAATTTCACATGACCATTGTAGAGGCGCAAAAAGACAAGCCAGATCGATTGATGCGCTATGTGTTTCCTGCCTATCTTGTACTGATCGCGTTGGTGGTTTTCCCGATCACTATTGTGGGAACATCGCTGCTGTCGGGCGGTCAGGCTAGCCCGGATATGCTGATGCTGGCGCTGCCGCTCAGCACCAGTACTGATTGGCTTGCGATATTTGTTTTTATTGGCGGCTTTTCTGCCGCGACCGGCATGGTGATTGTCACGACTGTCGCGCTATCCGGAATGATTACCAATGACCTGATTGTCCCGCTTTTTTATCGCCGCAAGACCAATCACGCAGCGCTTGGCCAGTCATTGCTCTGGATAAGGCGACTGACCATCATCGGACTGCTGTTCTTCGCCTATCTCTATTATCGGACGATTAGCAGCGCTTCGACCCTCGCTGGACTGGGTACTGTTTCTTTCGCCGCCGTTTCGCAGTTCGCGCCCGGACTGATTGGCGGATTGTTTTGGAAAAATGGCAACCGGATCGGGATGATCGCGGGACTAATATTGGGCTTTGCCGTATGGCTCGCTTTGCTGATTGTTCCGACCTATCTTGATGCCAGTCCTTTCATCCAAATTGCCGAGGACCAGCTAGTGTCAGCAGTCATCATCAGTCTGGCCCTCAACATTGCCGCTTACGTAATATTCTCGCTCAACAGCCAGGCGAATATCATCGACAAGGCGCAGTCGGCCGCTTTCGTCACGATGGAATATCGGTCTGCAGATGGCAGCCGACCGCCGGAGAAAATGCGCGTTGCGGATTATCGATTGCTACTCCGTCAGTTTGTTGGCGATGAGCGCAGCCGCACCGCCATGCAGCATCTGGGGCATCAGATAGGCCGGACTTACTCTGATTTGGACCCAGCCGATAACAGCCTGATTGAAATGGTCGAACGACAGCTTTCCGGCGTGCTCGGCGCTTCTTCTGCCCGGGCGATTATCGGTTCGACCATGGAAGGCGACCCGATACCGCTGGAACAGGTGGTCGCGATGTTTGATGAGACCTCTCAGCGCCTGCAATTTAGCGGGGAACTGCTGCAAACGGCGATTGAGAATATTGATCAGGGTGTCGCGGTCGTGGACAATGACATGCAGCTGGTTGCCTGGAACAGCCGCTATGTCGACATGTTTTCGCTGCCAAATGATCTGGTTACTATTGGTCGGCCTATATCTGACCTCATCGGGTATAATTTACGCCGCAATGGCATGGAGCAAGATCAGGTTTCTCTAGCGGTGGCCAAACGGCTCGATCATATGCGCGCAGGCCGAAAACATGCCCAAGAGCGCGAGCAGGCGGATGGCCGGATATTGCGAATATCGGGCAATCCCACGCCGACCGGCGGTTATGTCACGAGCTATACCGATATCACCGCGGACAGACGGTCAGAACAGGCGCTGGAGGCCAAGGTTGAGGAACGCACCAAACAGCTGACCGATGCCAATAGCGCGCTGGAAAAAGCAACCCGTTCCAAAACCCGCTTTCTGGCGGCGGCCAGCCATGATCTTGTGCAGCCCCTGAACGCCGCCAGATTGTTCACCTCTGCACTCGACGAAGAAATTGGTGCACAGCAACCCAAGGCCAAAAAACTGGCGCATGATATTGATCGGTCGATCGAAATGGCGGACCGGTTGCTTCGTGCGCTGCTTGATATATCCAGGCTGGATGGCGGCGGTCTGCAACCGAAAATATCCAGATTTTCCCTTGGCCCGCTATTTGATGACCTGCGGTCGGAATTCAATCGGGCGGCAAAGGAAAAAGGCCTAAAACTGCATGTAGATGACACAGATCTTTGGGTTGAAACGGATCGCAATCTGCTGCTCAGCATTCTCCAGAATCTTGTCTCTAACGCCGTGCGCTACACTGAAAACGGTTCCGTTTCTCTTGAGGCAAAAGGAACGGTCGATGCCGTCGATATTCGTGTCATAGATACGGGGGTGGGTATCGAGAAAGCGCAACATGAGAAGATTTTCGAAGAGTTTCAGCAAGTAGGATCGCATATCAAACGGGAAGGGGCCGGCCTGGGGCTGTCTATCTCTCAACGTATTGCCGCTTTGCTGAAAACCGCCATCGCGGTTGAATCCAAACTTGGCGAAGGCAGCACATTTTCCCTGCATGTCCATCAGGTAGAACCGCAGTCCAGTTCCGGCAAACCAGTCAAAAGCGGAAAGTCGAACGCTTCGGACCTTGCCGGCAAGACCGTGCTCTATATCGACAATGATCAGGATGCGCTCGATGCGCTATCGGCATTACTGGAGCGCTGGGGCTGTGATATCAAAACCGCTCTGGGGCCGGAGCAGGCCCTTGAAGCTTTTGCCCATCCGCCTGACTTGGTGATTTTCGACTATCAGCTGGATGGTGGTTGGACCGGCGACCGATTGTTCGAAAAGTTGATCGATGATTGGAAACAGCGCCCGTCGGGCATTTTGGTAACGGCGGAAGATTCTGATCGCACGAGTCAAGCGGCAGATGCATTGAATGTGGAACGCCTGATCAAGCCCGCCCCGCCAGCGGCGCTCCGCGCACTCGTCAGTCAGTTGTTAAGAAAGGCCTGA
- a CDS encoding sodium:solute symporter family protein, with protein sequence MDTQTLIYIFVGLSFSLYIGIAIWSRAGSTKEFYVAGGGVNPVVNGMATAADWMSAASFISMAGIIAFSGYDGSVYLMGWTGGYVMLALLLAPYLRKFGQFTVPDFIGTRYYSKTARVVAVICLIFISFTYIAGQMRGVGIVFSRFLDVPITMGVIIGMGIVFFYAVLGGMKGITYTQVAQYCVLIFAYMVPAFFISFLVTGNPIPQLGLGSTVNDGSGLYVLQKLDLVLQDMGFGAYTDGSKSMIDVFCITAALMVGTAGLPHVIVRFFTVPKASDARKSAGWALIFIALLYTTAPAVGAFARINFIETVDQTEYAKAPAWFKNWENNDLIAFYDKNDDGVMQLSSGDAFKGSPSYADTTGTAGQRMVTNPPNEDSTNEVYVDRDIMVLANPEIANLPGWVIALVAAGGLAAALSTAAGLLLVISSSISHDLLKSTFRPQITEKGELLAARIAATAAIVVAGYLGIYPPGWVAQVVAFAFGLAAASLFPAIFMGIFSKSMNKEGAIAGMVSGLVFTFSYIAYFKLVAPDANVAANWLFGISPEGIGVVGMIINFAIAIAVSKMTDSPPVEVRKLIDSIRVPRGAGDAATH encoded by the coding sequence ATGGATACGCAAACACTCATCTATATTTTCGTCGGCCTTTCTTTCTCGCTCTATATCGGCATTGCGATATGGTCGCGGGCTGGATCGACGAAGGAATTTTATGTTGCTGGCGGCGGGGTCAATCCGGTCGTCAACGGCATGGCAACCGCGGCCGACTGGATGTCGGCGGCAAGCTTCATCTCGATGGCGGGTATCATCGCCTTTTCCGGCTATGATGGCTCGGTCTATCTGATGGGCTGGACCGGTGGTTATGTGATGCTGGCCCTTTTGCTTGCGCCCTATTTGCGCAAATTCGGCCAGTTTACCGTGCCGGATTTTATCGGCACGCGTTACTATTCCAAAACTGCGCGGGTGGTGGCGGTGATCTGTCTGATTTTTATCAGCTTCACCTATATTGCCGGTCAGATGCGCGGGGTGGGCATCGTTTTTTCTCGCTTCCTTGATGTGCCAATCACCATGGGCGTGATCATCGGCATGGGTATTGTTTTCTTCTATGCCGTGCTCGGCGGGATGAAGGGCATTACCTATACGCAGGTCGCACAATATTGCGTGCTGATCTTTGCCTATATGGTTCCGGCCTTCTTCATCAGCTTTCTCGTTACCGGCAATCCCATCCCGCAACTGGGTCTGGGGTCGACGGTCAATGACGGGTCGGGCTTATATGTCTTGCAGAAACTGGATCTGGTGCTGCAGGACATGGGCTTCGGCGCCTATACGGACGGGTCCAAATCGATGATCGATGTGTTCTGTATTACCGCGGCACTGATGGTCGGTACGGCAGGATTGCCGCATGTGATCGTGCGCTTCTTCACCGTGCCCAAGGCTTCGGATGCCCGCAAGTCGGCTGGCTGGGCACTGATCTTCATCGCCTTGCTTTACACCACGGCTCCTGCGGTTGGCGCTTTTGCCCGGATCAACTTCATCGAAACGGTTGACCAGACAGAATATGCCAAGGCACCCGCCTGGTTCAAAAACTGGGAAAATAATGACCTGATCGCTTTCTATGACAAGAATGATGACGGTGTTATGCAATTGAGCAGCGGCGATGCCTTCAAGGGTAGCCCATCCTATGCCGACACAACCGGTACCGCTGGGCAGCGGATGGTGACCAATCCTCCGAATGAGGACAGCACCAACGAGGTTTATGTGGACCGTGACATCATGGTGCTTGCCAATCCGGAAATTGCCAATCTGCCCGGTTGGGTGATTGCACTGGTGGCAGCTGGTGGATTGGCAGCGGCGCTGTCAACGGCAGCGGGCTTGCTGCTGGTGATCTCGTCATCAATCAGCCATGATCTGCTGAAGAGTACCTTCCGTCCGCAAATCACCGAAAAAGGTGAATTGCTGGCAGCAAGGATAGCGGCGACAGCAGCTATCGTGGTGGCCGGCTATCTTGGGATCTATCCTCCGGGATGGGTCGCACAGGTGGTTGCCTTTGCTTTCGGGCTGGCAGCAGCATCTTTGTTCCCAGCCATCTTCATGGGCATCTTTTCAAAGTCGATGAACAAAGAAGGAGCGATTGCTGGTATGGTCAGCGGACTGGTGTTTACGTTCAGCTATATCGCTTATTTCAAGCTGGTCGCACCGGATGCTAATGTCGCCGCCAACTGGTTGTTCGGTATCTCGCCAGAAGGCATTGGTGTTGTCGGTATGATCATCAACTTCGCGATAGCAATCGCGGTGTCGAAGATGACCGATTCACCGCCCGTCGAAGTGCGCAAGCTGATCGACTCGATCCGCGTACCGCGCGGGGCCGGAGATGCGGCAACGCATTGA
- a CDS encoding response regulator transcription factor, with protein MARIIIADDHPLFRGALCQAVLKLWPQAELVEAETVAAARDAVNAEPADLLLLDLHMEDSDGLTALLDFRHDFPALPVVVVSASEESRVVRACQSLGASGFIPKSVDLDVMREALAQIRDGDVWFDADIIDNEDDAILFEKLASLTPAQRRILNLVSEGMLNKQIAYQMEISEATVKAHITAIFRKLDVVNRTQAVLVAKQLDVELPEVKSV; from the coding sequence ATGGCCCGCATCATTATCGCCGATGATCACCCCCTCTTCAGGGGCGCGCTCTGTCAGGCGGTGCTGAAACTATGGCCGCAAGCTGAACTGGTGGAAGCGGAAACCGTGGCCGCGGCCCGTGATGCGGTGAATGCAGAGCCGGCGGATCTGCTGTTGCTGGACCTACATATGGAAGATAGCGACGGGTTGACCGCCTTGCTGGATTTCCGCCACGATTTTCCCGCGCTTCCGGTGGTGGTGGTGTCGGCCAGTGAAGAAAGCCGCGTTGTCCGCGCTTGCCAAAGTTTGGGGGCATCGGGCTTCATCCCCAAATCCGTCGATCTGGATGTCATGCGTGAAGCGCTCGCCCAAATCAGGGATGGCGATGTCTGGTTTGATGCCGACATTATCGATAATGAAGACGACGCCATATTGTTCGAGAAGCTGGCCAGTCTAACCCCGGCGCAGCGACGTATCTTGAACCTGGTCAGCGAAGGCATGCTGAACAAGCAAATCGCCTATCAGATGGAGATTAGCGAGGCGACGGTGAAAGCTCATATCACCGCGATTTTCCGCAAGCTGGATGTGGTCAACCGGACACAGGCCGTGCTCGTCGCCAAACAGCTGGACGTGGAACTGCCCGAAGTGAAATCGGTTTGA